In Phyllostomus discolor isolate MPI-MPIP mPhyDis1 chromosome 2, mPhyDis1.pri.v3, whole genome shotgun sequence, the following are encoded in one genomic region:
- the VWA5B2 gene encoding von Willebrand factor A domain-containing protein 5B2 isoform X7, translated as MPGLYCPSSWTPLPLTDSWVRACANGPCLSLRARLTYHNPQAQPVDGVFVYPLAEAEVVSGFEAEAAGRRVSFQLQSRRRSQGACCRALGPALGASMPRRCAQGHLVLDLAQSRSTLVLPTGLITPAGTMTVTLCSSRALPSRPDGVLCVALPSVLTPLALPGPPGAPRPPGLCDDSPTSCFGVGSPQEEGPAWEEPAAPPDVFLGPARCPAPYTFSFEMLVTGPCLLAGLESPSHALRADAPPHASSAATICVTLAESHRCDRALEILLHPSEPHQPHLMLEAGSLSSAEYEARVRARRDFQRLRRRNSDVDRQVWFLQRRFHKDILLNPVLMLSFCPDLSVKPGHLGTATRELLFLLDGSSAAHKDAIVLAMKSLPSQTLVNLAMFGTSVQPLFPESRLCSDDTVRLVCESVETLQAVGGPPDVLAVLDWAMRQPQHRAHPRQLFLLTAASPTAVTTHQTLEFVRWHRGAARCFSFGLGPACHQLLRGLSALSRGQAYFLRPGERLQPMLVQALRKALEPALSDVSVDWFVPDAVEALLTPREIPALYPGDQLLGYCSLFRVDGFRPRAPGDQEPGWQSLGGSVFPSPEEVPSATSPGTDPTGTSEPVGTGTASGELSSPWAAGDSEQSADALTDPVTDPGPNPSSDTAIWRRIFQSSYIREQYVLTHCSASPEPGLGSTGSSESPRSQGPGSPEGSAPLDPPSQQGCRSLPLSGEPAGSHSCPLPPPPLAPVKAGALSAEVLGRRRRAALAGRSLSSPPGRVNPVLGRPRHPSLGAAPERTGPESGQQLGQGVDDSGTLLSPAPMDWDMWMEPPFLFTGVPPDGEPAAPAVPLPPQAPRCHVVIRALCGEQPMCWEVGVGLETLWGPADDGSLPPSSPGREGAWDQALHRLTAASVVRDNEQLALRGAETVADWGHARRSRLRALQTSKVSSAPSCFTCPIAVDAATREVLPSALQVRSSEPAEPPGTPACTPPASQGPLDAAPLPTAVCCKGLQRGSLAGGLDPDQNDNSKSALGDPAAPTGGPQHMSPQPPLRLGLGRWKTAGPESSRLCSPNTGQTSGGHSEGSDHDYLPLVRLQEAPGSFRLDAPFCTAVHIPQERLCRASPFAAHRASLSPTSASSPWALLGPGVSQGDSATASCSPSPSSGSEGTGQVDSGQGSDTEASEGAGGQGGADLRGRTWATAVALAWLEHRCAAAFGEWELAAAKADCWLRAQHLPDGLDLAALKAAARGLFLLLRHWDQNLQLHLLCYSPANV; from the exons ATGCCCGGCTTGTACTGCCCCTCCAGCTGGACACCGCTGCCCCTCACCGACTCCTGGGTCCGGGCCTGCGCCAACGGACCCTGCCTCAGCCTGCGGGCCCGGCTCACCTACCACAACCCGCAGGCGCAGCCAGTGGACG GTGTGTTCGTGTACCCGCTGGCCGAGGCCGAAGTGGTGTCGGGCTTTGAGGCAGAGGCTGCGGGACGGCGCGTCTCCTTCCAGCTGCAGAGCAGGCGTCGTTCGCAGGGCGCGTGCTGCCGCGCACTGGGTCCCGCGTTGGGGGCCTCGATGCCCCGCCGCTGTGCGCAGG GTCATCTTGTCTTGGATCTGGCCCAGTCCCGGTCCACACTGGTGCTGCCCACTGGCCTCATCACCCCGGCGGGCACCATGACAGTGACCCTGTGCAGCAGCCGGGCGCTGCCCTCAAGGCCTGATGGGGTGCTGTGTGTGGCTCTGCCCTCTGTGCTCACCCCACTGGCCCTGCCAGGTCCTCCGGGCGCCCCCAGACCTCCGGGGCTCTGTGACGACAG CCCCACCAGCTGCTTTGGGGTGGGCAGCCCTCAGGAGGAAGGTCCAGCCTGGGAAGAGCCAGCTGCCCCTCCAGACGTGTTCTTAGGCCCTGCCCGCTGCCCTGCCCCGTACACCTTCTCCTTCGAGATGCTCGTGACTGGGCCGTGCCTACTGGCAG GCCTGGAGAGCCCCTCTCATGCTCTGCGGGCAGATGCCCCACCTCATGCCAGCTCTGCAGCCACCATCTGTGTCACACTGGCTGAGAGCCACCGCTGTGACCGGGCCTTGGAGATCCTGCTACACCCCAGTG agccccACCAGCCACACCTGATGCTGGAGGCCGGCAGTCTGAGTTCAGCAGAATATGAGGCCCGGGTGAGGGCCCGCCGGGATTTCCAGAGGCTCCGGCGAAGGAACAGTGATGTGGACCGGCAG GTGTGGTTCCTGCAGCGGCGCTTCCACAAGGACATCCTGCTGAACCCCGTGCTGATGCTGAGCTTCTGCCCAGACCTGAGCGTGAAGCCGGGACACCTGGGCACAGCTACTCGAGAGCTCCTCTTCCTGTTGGATGGCAGCAGCGCGGCACACAAG gatGCCATCGTTTTAGCCATGAAGTCGCTCCCATCCCAGACTCTCGTCAACCTGGCCATGTTTGGCACCTCAGTGCAGCCCCTCTTCCCAGAGAGCAGGCTTTGTAGTGAT GACACGGTGAGGCTGGTCTGTGAGAGTGTCGAGACCCTGCAGGCGGTGGGAGGTCCCCCAGACGTGCTGGCTGTGCTGGACTGGGCCATGAGGCAGCCCCAGCACAGGGCCCACCCTCGGCAGCTGTTCCTGCTCACTGCTGCCTCACCCACGGCCGTCACTACCCACCAAACCCTGGAGTTTGTGAGGTGGCACAGGGGGGCAGCAAG GTGCTTCTCCTTTGGGCTAGGGCCTGCCTGCCACCAGCTGCTCCGGGGTCTGTCTGCCCTCAGCAGGGGCCAGGCCTACTTCCTGAGGCCTGGAGAGAGGCTGCAGCCCATG CTGGTGCAGGCTCTGCGGAAGGCACTGGAGCCCGCTCTGAGTGACGTCTCTGTGGACTGGTTTGTGCCCGATGCGGTGGAGGCACTGCTGACCCCCCGGGAGATCCCAGCACTCTACCCCGGGGACCAGCTGCTCGGTTACTGCTCACTCTTTAGGGTGGATGGCTTCCGGCCTCGTGCCCCTGGG GACCAAGAGCCTGGCTGGCAGAGCTTGGGTGGCTCCGTCTTCCCATCCCCAGAGGAGGTGCCATCCGCCACCAGCCCTGGCACTGATCCCACTGGCACCTCGGAGCCAGTGGGAACAGGCACCGCGTCAGGAGAGCTGTCCAGCCCGTGGGCTGCTGGGGACTCAGAGCAGA GTGCTGATGCTCTGACGGACCCAGTCACGGACCCTGGACCCAACCCCTCTTCTGACACAGCCATATGGCGTCGCATCTTCCAGTCCTCGTACATTCGGGAGCAGTATGTGCTCACCCACTGCTCTGCCAGCCCCGAGCCAGGCCTGGGCTCCACGGGCAGCAGCGAGTCCCCCAGATCCCAGGGCCCCGGCTCCCCGGAGGGCAGTGCCCCTCTGGATCCCCCCTCTCAGCAGGGCTGCCGCAGCCTTCCCCTGAGCGGGGAACCTGCAGGCTCCcactcctgccctctgcctccacccccactggCTCCAGTCAAG GCTGGGGCCTTGAGTGCTGAGGTGCTGGGCCGTCGACGCAGAGCGGCTCTGGCCGGCCGAAGCCTCTCATCACCCCCAGGCCGGGTGAACCCAGTCCTTGGCCGTCCCCGGCACCCCTCTCTGGGTGCAGCACCGGAAAGGACAGGCCCTGAgtcagggcagcagctgggacaAGGCGTCGATGACTCAG GAaccctgctctccccagcccccatggACTGGGACATGTGGATGGAGCCACCCTTCTTGTTCACGGGTGTGCCCCCCGACGGGGAACCGGCCGCCCCGGCAGTGCCactgcctccccaggccccgcgcTGCCATGTGGTGATCCGGGCCCTGTGTGGGGAGCAGCCTATGTGCTGGGAGGTGGGTGTTGGACTAGAGACACTTTGGGGGCCTGCGGATGATGGCTCACTGCCTCCATCATCCCCTGGAAGAGAAGGCGCTTGGGACCAAGCACTCCATCGGCTGACAGCGGCTTCCGTGGTCCGGGACAATGAGCAGCTGGCTCTCCGAGGGGCTGAGACCGTGGCGGACTGGG GCCATGCCCGGAGGTCCCGGCTCCGAGCCCTTCAGACAAGCAAGGTCAGCTCTGCCCCCTCCTGCTTCACCTGCCCCATAGCTGTGGATGCTGCCACTAGGGAGGTcctgccctcagccctgcaggTGCGGAGCTCAG AGCCAGCTGAGCCCCCAGGCACCCCAGCATGCACCCCTCCTGCTTCTCAGGGCCCTCTAGATGCAGCTCCTCTGCCCACAGCTGTCTGCTGTAAAG GACTTCAGCGTGGCTCTCTGGCAGGTGGCTTGGATCCGGACCAAAATGACAACTCCAAGTCTGCTTTGGGGGACCCTGCAGCCCCTACTGGAGGTCCTCAACACATGTCCCCACAGCCTCCTTTGAGGCTCGGCCTGGGTCGCTGGAAGACTGCAGGCCCAGAAAGCAGTAGACTCTGCAGCCCCAACACGGGCCAGACAAGTGGTGGGCACAGTGAAGGCAGCGACCATGACTATCTGCCCTTG GTGCGGTTGCAGGAGGCCCCCGGCTCTTTCCGCCTGGACGCCCCCTTCTGCACTGCGGTGCACATCCCACAGGAGCGCCTGTGCCGGGCCTCACCCTTCGCTGCGCACCGCGccagcctcagccccacctcAGCCTCATCTCCCTGGGCACTCCTGGGTCCTGGTGTCAGCCAGGGTGACAGTGCCACGGCTTCCTGCAGCCCATCACCCAGCTCAGGCTCCGAGGGTACAGGCCAGGTGGACAGCGGGCAGGGTTCAGACACAGAGGCCTCAGAGGGTGCAGGAGGGCAGGGTGGTGCCGACCTTCGGGGCAGGACCTGGGCCACAGCAGTGGCACTTGCGTGGCTGGAGCACCGCTGTGCTGCTGCCTTCGGTGAGTGGGAACTGGCAGCAGCTAAGGCTGACTGTTGGCTGCGGGCACAGCACTTGCCCGACGGCCTTGACCTGGCTGCCCTCAAGGCTGCCGCCCGGGGTCTCTTCCTGCTGCTACGCCACTGGGACCAGAACCTGCAGCTACACCTGCTGTGTTACAGCCCAGCAAACGTGTGA
- the VWA5B2 gene encoding von Willebrand factor A domain-containing protein 5B2 isoform X3 — translation MPGLYCPSSWTPLPLTDSWVRACANGPCLSLRARLTYHNPQAQPVDGVFVYPLAEAEVVSGFEAEAAGRRVSFQLQSRRRSQGACCRALGPALGASMPRRCAQGHLVLDLAQSRSTLVLPTGLITPAGTMTVTLCSSRALPSRPDGVLCVALPSVLTPLALPGPPGAPRPPGLCDDRLGLCPTSCFGVGSPQEEGPAWEEPAAPPDVFLGPARCPAPYTFSFEMLVTGPCLLAGLESPSHALRADAPPHASSAATICVTLAESHRCDRALEILLHPSEPHQPHLMLEAGSLSSAEYEARVRARRDFQRLRRRNSDVDRQVWFLQRRFHKDILLNPVLMLSFCPDLSVKPGHLGTATRELLFLLDGSSAAHKDAIVLAMKSLPSQTLVNLAMFGTSVQPLFPESRLCSDDTVRLVCESVETLQAVGGPPDVLAVLDWAMRQPQHRAHPRQLFLLTAASPTAVTTHQTLEFVRWHRGAARCFSFGLGPACHQLLRGLSALSRGQAYFLRPGERLQPMLVQALRKALEPALSDVSVDWFVPDAVEALLTPREIPALYPGDQLLGYCSLFRVDGFRPRAPGDQEPGWQSLGGSVFPSPEEVPSATSPGTDPTGTSEPVGTGTASGELSSPWAAGDSEQSADALTDPVTDPGPNPSSDTAIWRRIFQSSYIREQYVLTHCSASPEPGLGSTGSSESPRSQGPGSPEGSAPLDPPSQQGCRSLPLSGEPAGSHSCPLPPPPLAPVKAGALSAEVLGRRRRAALAGRSLSSPPGRVNPVLGRPRHPSLGAAPERTGPESGQQLGQGVDDSGTLLSPAPMDWDMWMEPPFLFTGVPPDGEPAAPAVPLPPQAPRCHVVIRALCGEQPMCWEVGVGLETLWGPADDGSLPPSSPGREGAWDQALHRLTAASVVRDNEQLALRGAETVADWGHARRSRLRALQTSKVSSAPSCFTCPIAVDAATREVLPSALQVRSSEPAEPPGTPACTPPASQGPLDAAPLPTAVCCKAPTGGPQHMSPQPPLRLGLGRWKTAGPESSRLCSPNTGQTSGGHSEGSDHDYLPLVRTREVEGGVARARAVSAHFSPHLLSPQVRLQEAPGSFRLDAPFCTAVHIPQERLCRASPFAAHRASLSPTSASSPWALLGPGVSQGDSATASCSPSPSSGSEGTGQVDSGQGSDTEASEGAGGQGGADLRGRTWATAVALAWLEHRCAAAFGEWELAAAKADCWLRAQHLPDGLDLAALKAAARGLFLLLRHWDQNLQLHLLCYSPANV, via the exons ATGCCCGGCTTGTACTGCCCCTCCAGCTGGACACCGCTGCCCCTCACCGACTCCTGGGTCCGGGCCTGCGCCAACGGACCCTGCCTCAGCCTGCGGGCCCGGCTCACCTACCACAACCCGCAGGCGCAGCCAGTGGACG GTGTGTTCGTGTACCCGCTGGCCGAGGCCGAAGTGGTGTCGGGCTTTGAGGCAGAGGCTGCGGGACGGCGCGTCTCCTTCCAGCTGCAGAGCAGGCGTCGTTCGCAGGGCGCGTGCTGCCGCGCACTGGGTCCCGCGTTGGGGGCCTCGATGCCCCGCCGCTGTGCGCAGG GTCATCTTGTCTTGGATCTGGCCCAGTCCCGGTCCACACTGGTGCTGCCCACTGGCCTCATCACCCCGGCGGGCACCATGACAGTGACCCTGTGCAGCAGCCGGGCGCTGCCCTCAAGGCCTGATGGGGTGCTGTGTGTGGCTCTGCCCTCTGTGCTCACCCCACTGGCCCTGCCAGGTCCTCCGGGCGCCCCCAGACCTCCGGGGCTCTGTGACGACAGGTTGGGCCTATG CCCCACCAGCTGCTTTGGGGTGGGCAGCCCTCAGGAGGAAGGTCCAGCCTGGGAAGAGCCAGCTGCCCCTCCAGACGTGTTCTTAGGCCCTGCCCGCTGCCCTGCCCCGTACACCTTCTCCTTCGAGATGCTCGTGACTGGGCCGTGCCTACTGGCAG GCCTGGAGAGCCCCTCTCATGCTCTGCGGGCAGATGCCCCACCTCATGCCAGCTCTGCAGCCACCATCTGTGTCACACTGGCTGAGAGCCACCGCTGTGACCGGGCCTTGGAGATCCTGCTACACCCCAGTG agccccACCAGCCACACCTGATGCTGGAGGCCGGCAGTCTGAGTTCAGCAGAATATGAGGCCCGGGTGAGGGCCCGCCGGGATTTCCAGAGGCTCCGGCGAAGGAACAGTGATGTGGACCGGCAG GTGTGGTTCCTGCAGCGGCGCTTCCACAAGGACATCCTGCTGAACCCCGTGCTGATGCTGAGCTTCTGCCCAGACCTGAGCGTGAAGCCGGGACACCTGGGCACAGCTACTCGAGAGCTCCTCTTCCTGTTGGATGGCAGCAGCGCGGCACACAAG gatGCCATCGTTTTAGCCATGAAGTCGCTCCCATCCCAGACTCTCGTCAACCTGGCCATGTTTGGCACCTCAGTGCAGCCCCTCTTCCCAGAGAGCAGGCTTTGTAGTGAT GACACGGTGAGGCTGGTCTGTGAGAGTGTCGAGACCCTGCAGGCGGTGGGAGGTCCCCCAGACGTGCTGGCTGTGCTGGACTGGGCCATGAGGCAGCCCCAGCACAGGGCCCACCCTCGGCAGCTGTTCCTGCTCACTGCTGCCTCACCCACGGCCGTCACTACCCACCAAACCCTGGAGTTTGTGAGGTGGCACAGGGGGGCAGCAAG GTGCTTCTCCTTTGGGCTAGGGCCTGCCTGCCACCAGCTGCTCCGGGGTCTGTCTGCCCTCAGCAGGGGCCAGGCCTACTTCCTGAGGCCTGGAGAGAGGCTGCAGCCCATG CTGGTGCAGGCTCTGCGGAAGGCACTGGAGCCCGCTCTGAGTGACGTCTCTGTGGACTGGTTTGTGCCCGATGCGGTGGAGGCACTGCTGACCCCCCGGGAGATCCCAGCACTCTACCCCGGGGACCAGCTGCTCGGTTACTGCTCACTCTTTAGGGTGGATGGCTTCCGGCCTCGTGCCCCTGGG GACCAAGAGCCTGGCTGGCAGAGCTTGGGTGGCTCCGTCTTCCCATCCCCAGAGGAGGTGCCATCCGCCACCAGCCCTGGCACTGATCCCACTGGCACCTCGGAGCCAGTGGGAACAGGCACCGCGTCAGGAGAGCTGTCCAGCCCGTGGGCTGCTGGGGACTCAGAGCAGA GTGCTGATGCTCTGACGGACCCAGTCACGGACCCTGGACCCAACCCCTCTTCTGACACAGCCATATGGCGTCGCATCTTCCAGTCCTCGTACATTCGGGAGCAGTATGTGCTCACCCACTGCTCTGCCAGCCCCGAGCCAGGCCTGGGCTCCACGGGCAGCAGCGAGTCCCCCAGATCCCAGGGCCCCGGCTCCCCGGAGGGCAGTGCCCCTCTGGATCCCCCCTCTCAGCAGGGCTGCCGCAGCCTTCCCCTGAGCGGGGAACCTGCAGGCTCCcactcctgccctctgcctccacccccactggCTCCAGTCAAG GCTGGGGCCTTGAGTGCTGAGGTGCTGGGCCGTCGACGCAGAGCGGCTCTGGCCGGCCGAAGCCTCTCATCACCCCCAGGCCGGGTGAACCCAGTCCTTGGCCGTCCCCGGCACCCCTCTCTGGGTGCAGCACCGGAAAGGACAGGCCCTGAgtcagggcagcagctgggacaAGGCGTCGATGACTCAG GAaccctgctctccccagcccccatggACTGGGACATGTGGATGGAGCCACCCTTCTTGTTCACGGGTGTGCCCCCCGACGGGGAACCGGCCGCCCCGGCAGTGCCactgcctccccaggccccgcgcTGCCATGTGGTGATCCGGGCCCTGTGTGGGGAGCAGCCTATGTGCTGGGAGGTGGGTGTTGGACTAGAGACACTTTGGGGGCCTGCGGATGATGGCTCACTGCCTCCATCATCCCCTGGAAGAGAAGGCGCTTGGGACCAAGCACTCCATCGGCTGACAGCGGCTTCCGTGGTCCGGGACAATGAGCAGCTGGCTCTCCGAGGGGCTGAGACCGTGGCGGACTGGG GCCATGCCCGGAGGTCCCGGCTCCGAGCCCTTCAGACAAGCAAGGTCAGCTCTGCCCCCTCCTGCTTCACCTGCCCCATAGCTGTGGATGCTGCCACTAGGGAGGTcctgccctcagccctgcaggTGCGGAGCTCAG AGCCAGCTGAGCCCCCAGGCACCCCAGCATGCACCCCTCCTGCTTCTCAGGGCCCTCTAGATGCAGCTCCTCTGCCCACAGCTGTCTGCTGTAAAG CCCCTACTGGAGGTCCTCAACACATGTCCCCACAGCCTCCTTTGAGGCTCGGCCTGGGTCGCTGGAAGACTGCAGGCCCAGAAAGCAGTAGACTCTGCAGCCCCAACACGGGCCAGACAAGTGGTGGGCACAGTGAAGGCAGCGACCATGACTATCTGCCCTTGGTGAGGACTCGGGAGGTGGAGGGTGGTGTTGCCAGGGCCAGGGCCGTCTCAGCTCacttctccccccacctcctctctcctcagGTGCGGTTGCAGGAGGCCCCCGGCTCTTTCCGCCTGGACGCCCCCTTCTGCACTGCGGTGCACATCCCACAGGAGCGCCTGTGCCGGGCCTCACCCTTCGCTGCGCACCGCGccagcctcagccccacctcAGCCTCATCTCCCTGGGCACTCCTGGGTCCTGGTGTCAGCCAGGGTGACAGTGCCACGGCTTCCTGCAGCCCATCACCCAGCTCAGGCTCCGAGGGTACAGGCCAGGTGGACAGCGGGCAGGGTTCAGACACAGAGGCCTCAGAGGGTGCAGGAGGGCAGGGTGGTGCCGACCTTCGGGGCAGGACCTGGGCCACAGCAGTGGCACTTGCGTGGCTGGAGCACCGCTGTGCTGCTGCCTTCGGTGAGTGGGAACTGGCAGCAGCTAAGGCTGACTGTTGGCTGCGGGCACAGCACTTGCCCGACGGCCTTGACCTGGCTGCCCTCAAGGCTGCCGCCCGGGGTCTCTTCCTGCTGCTACGCCACTGGGACCAGAACCTGCAGCTACACCTGCTGTGTTACAGCCCAGCAAACGTGTGA